Proteins found in one Bacteroidales bacterium genomic segment:
- a CDS encoding GIY-YIG nuclease family protein produces MFYSYVLYSKKFHRFYKGHCQDLEQRLKEHNSGKIFSTKPFIPWEIIYYESFETLENAVKREKYFKTATGRRYLKKVISI; encoded by the coding sequence ATGTTTTATTCTTACGTCTTATATAGTAAAAAATTTCACAGATTTTATAAAGGACACTGCCAAGATTTAGAGCAAAGACTTAAAGAGCATAATTCAGGAAAAATATTTTCTACAAAACCTTTCATTCCTTGGGAAATTATTTATTATGAATCTTTTGAAACACTTGAAAATGCTGTTAAAAGGGAAAAATATTTTAAAACAGCTACAGGAAGAAGATATTTGAAAAAAGTAATTTCAATATAA
- a CDS encoding gliding motility-associated C-terminal domain-containing protein: MKTYIGKILFVISFLLSGFLKVHSQCPVVINEVMVSPTGGINENCFYNADTLNGGNPNLGLEWIELYNANPCDSFDISCYMIAFETSSGTGQNYGSFKLFGVIPPNGHFLIGGSNVPNADINTSLINALHCSSKKWCLNDSAGWIGFYDINSFPIDAVYWNIGGTAADLYTWPQYTSDIETPMPYCSCCTSSYFENPGTFAVAEYAGNVIPNSSITFARITDGNPVWGFGPVDGTPNNCNGGSCNSVSIGFTLNPPTCVGGNNGSVSVNMGTTTTLQTPFTYKWSNNDTGQTISGLTAGLYRVTVTDKWGCEYIADTILNNPTPPDLSILCDNPVCPGDDVTLNSNISGITYNWTGPDSFSSSFSSPVITAFQQINEGNYYLTILNSDSCILKDTLQILLKQLPVVNIGNDTNICYHQSLKLNADNGNNFIYLWSDGSTLPQNTIVADNNTSGLNPFWVSVLVTVPNCISVSDSILITLEQCEVEETNVITPNNDNINDNFVFKGLDKFPNSQLVIFNRWGRIIYENSDYQNDWNGNSCPDGVYYYILKLSESSDRKEIKGWITIIGKEN, translated from the coding sequence ATGAAAACTTATATTGGTAAAATATTATTTGTTATTTCATTTCTATTATCAGGATTTCTAAAAGTACATTCTCAATGTCCTGTTGTTATTAACGAAGTAATGGTCTCGCCAACCGGGGGCATTAATGAAAATTGTTTTTATAATGCTGATACACTCAATGGTGGCAATCCTAATTTAGGTTTAGAGTGGATTGAATTATACAACGCAAATCCCTGCGATTCATTTGATATATCCTGTTATATGATAGCTTTTGAAACATCAAGCGGAACGGGGCAAAATTATGGTTCTTTTAAATTATTTGGTGTTATACCACCTAATGGACATTTTCTGATTGGAGGAAGCAATGTTCCAAATGCAGATATAAACACATCTTTAATAAATGCGTTACATTGTTCCAGTAAAAAATGGTGTTTAAATGACAGCGCCGGTTGGATAGGATTTTATGATATCAATAGTTTTCCAATTGATGCTGTTTACTGGAATATTGGCGGAACAGCTGCTGATTTATATACCTGGCCACAGTATACGTCGGATATAGAAACTCCGATGCCTTATTGTTCATGCTGTACTTCATCTTATTTTGAAAATCCCGGAACTTTTGCTGTTGCTGAGTATGCGGGAAATGTTATTCCTAACAGTTCAATTACATTTGCCCGTATTACCGATGGAAATCCTGTGTGGGGGTTTGGACCTGTAGACGGAACTCCTAATAATTGTAATGGCGGATCTTGTAATTCAGTATCTATTGGATTTACTTTAAACCCTCCAACTTGTGTTGGTGGTAATAATGGTTCGGTTTCAGTTAACATGGGTACAACAACAACTTTGCAAACACCATTTACATACAAATGGTCGAATAATGATACAGGTCAAACTATTTCAGGACTTACTGCCGGATTATATCGTGTTACAGTAACTGATAAGTGGGGTTGCGAATATATTGCAGATACAATTTTAAATAATCCTACTCCTCCCGATTTATCTATCTTGTGCGATAACCCTGTTTGTCCCGGTGATGATGTAACTCTTAATTCAAACATAAGCGGAATAACTTATAACTGGACTGGTCCTGATAGTTTTTCTTCAAGTTTTTCTTCGCCCGTAATTACTGCTTTTCAACAAATAAATGAAGGTAATTATTATCTTACAATTTTGAATTCCGATTCATGTATTCTTAAAGATACATTACAGATTTTATTAAAACAATTACCTGTTGTTAATATCGGTAATGATACAAATATTTGTTATCATCAGTCATTAAAGTTGAATGCAGATAACGGAAATAACTTTATTTACCTGTGGAGCGATGGTAGTACACTTCCACAAAATACAATAGTTGCCGATAATAATACCAGTGGTTTAAATCCTTTCTGGGTGTCGGTTTTGGTTACTGTTCCAAATTGTATTTCAGTTTCCGATTCAATATTAATTACATTGGAGCAATGTGAAGTTGAAGAAACGAATGTAATTACACCCAATAACGATAATATTAATGATAACTTTGTTTTTAAAGGCTTGGATAAATTTCCGAATTCGCAGTTGGTAATTTTTAACAGATGGGGAAGAATAATTTATGAAAATTCAGATTATCAAAATGATTGGAATGGAAATTCCTGCCCCGATGGAGTATATTACTATATTTTAAAGTTGTCCGAAAGTTCAGATAGAAAAGAAATCAAAGGATGGATAACAATAATCGGAAAAGAAAATTAA
- a CDS encoding tetratricopeptide repeat protein: MNRFLHLAIFLLLVVIVTPSCKTQKNANTSEDPKLVTSQDYLKKGNIQLDLKKYKEALKLLDKAVELDVDNGEAYAYRGMAKYNLKDLKGALVDYNKALEIIPDYGEVYDLRGIVKAELGDKTGACEDWNQAFNFGFNKAAELIERYCSEENN; this comes from the coding sequence ATGAACCGATTTCTTCATTTAGCTATATTCTTATTGTTGGTTGTTATAGTAACACCTTCATGTAAGACACAGAAAAATGCAAATACCAGCGAAGATCCCAAATTAGTTACTTCACAGGATTATTTAAAAAAGGGAAATATTCAGTTAGATCTTAAAAAATATAAAGAAGCGCTAAAACTTTTAGATAAAGCCGTTGAACTGGATGTTGATAATGGCGAAGCTTATGCTTACAGGGGAATGGCAAAATATAATCTTAAAGATTTAAAAGGTGCTTTGGTTGATTATAATAAAGCTCTTGAAATTATTCCTGATTATGGAGAAGTTTATGATTTAAGAGGAATAGTTAAAGCGGAGCTTGGCGATAAAACAGGTGCCTGCGAAGATTGGAACCAGGCATTTAATTTTGGTTTTAATAAAGCTGCTGAACTTATTGAGAGATATTGTTCAGAAGAAAATAATTAA
- a CDS encoding M1 family aminopeptidase: protein MWTLSEPFNGNQWWPCKQELSDKADSSWVFVTTDSTNKVGSNGILTNVVNLGNGKARYEWKSRNPIDCYLISVAVAKYVDYTFYCHPVGVDSLMVQNYVYDNPATLNNFKNIIDSTAQMIELYSHLFGPYPFSNEKYGHSMAPLSGGMEHQTMTTLGYFDFMLTCHELAHMWFGDNVTCKTWSDIWINEGFASYGEYLSLEYLHSLAAANSNMLSVYNNVMSQTGGSVYVPLADITDENRIFDSRLSYDKGSAIIHMLRFELQDDTLFFNILKTFQTQYNKSVSTGDDFKSVAETLSGKDFTDFFNQWYYGEGYPTYKVTWTQANDTLYFTSTQTTSSTVTPLFKMLMEYKLKSASGDTLIRVYQTDNVNNYKIPIHKTITGIVVDPNNWVLNKVGTITNINEFENNIDFEISPNPCTDKLNINFSIPEKRNKTFVITDITGRLIKTLNGNSDKQEINIEDLSKGIYFLKISNGNSFIIKKFVKE from the coding sequence GTGTGGACTTTATCGGAACCATTCAATGGAAATCAGTGGTGGCCCTGTAAACAAGAATTATCAGATAAAGCCGATTCAAGCTGGGTATTCGTTACAACAGATAGTACCAACAAAGTAGGCTCGAATGGAATACTTACAAATGTTGTTAATTTGGGAAATGGAAAAGCGCGCTATGAGTGGAAGTCACGTAACCCAATTGATTGCTACCTGATTTCTGTAGCAGTTGCAAAATATGTTGATTATACTTTTTACTGTCATCCTGTTGGCGTTGATTCACTAATGGTTCAGAATTATGTTTACGATAATCCGGCTACTCTTAATAATTTTAAAAATATTATTGACAGTACAGCGCAGATGATAGAATTATATTCCCATCTTTTTGGTCCATATCCTTTCAGCAATGAAAAATACGGACACAGCATGGCTCCGCTTAGTGGTGGAATGGAGCATCAAACTATGACTACGCTTGGATATTTTGATTTTATGCTTACCTGTCATGAGCTGGCACATATGTGGTTTGGCGATAATGTGACTTGCAAAACATGGAGCGATATATGGATTAATGAAGGTTTCGCTTCATACGGAGAATACCTGAGCCTGGAATATTTGCATTCATTGGCTGCTGCTAATTCAAATATGCTTAGCGTTTATAACAATGTAATGTCGCAAACCGGCGGTAGTGTTTATGTTCCGCTTGCTGATATTACTGATGAAAACAGGATTTTCGATTCGCGTTTGTCATACGATAAAGGATCGGCAATTATTCACATGCTTCGTTTTGAATTGCAGGACGACACTTTATTTTTCAATATTTTAAAAACTTTTCAAACACAGTATAATAAAAGTGTTTCAACAGGAGATGATTTTAAATCAGTGGCAGAAACCTTATCAGGCAAGGATTTCACCGATTTCTTCAATCAATGGTATTATGGCGAAGGTTATCCCACATACAAAGTAACATGGACTCAGGCAAATGATACACTTTATTTTACTTCAACACAAACGACTTCGTCAACAGTAACGCCTCTTTTCAAAATGTTGATGGAATATAAATTGAAATCGGCTTCCGGCGATACGCTTATCAGGGTTTACCAAACCGATAATGTGAACAATTATAAAATCCCAATTCATAAAACTATTACCGGTATTGTGGTTGACCCGAATAATTGGGTTTTAAATAAAGTTGGTACGATTACAAATATTAATGAATTTGAGAATAACATTGATTTTGAAATATCACCCAATCCCTGTACTGATAAATTGAATATTAATTTTTCCATTCCGGAGAAAAGGAACAAAACATTTGTAATCACTGATATTACCGGGCGTTTGATAAAAACACTTAACGGTAATTCCGATAAGCAGGAAATAAATATTGAAGATTTGAGTAAAGGAATTTATTTTCTAAAAATCAGTAATGGCAATAGTTTTATTATAAAGAAATTTGTTAAAGAATAA